CAGCCAGCGCGCGCAGCCAGACCCCGCACGAGTGGTACCGCACCATCACGCGCGGCCGCATCGAAAACCTGATGCCGCCGTGGATCAACGTGCTGAGCGAGCAGGAGCGGTGGGACGTCGCGCTGTATACCTACACCCTGCACTATGCGCGCGCCGCGCTGGAAATCGGCGGGCGGATTTTTGAGGACTGCGCCGAATGCCATGGGCCGGAAGGCCGCGGCGACGGGCCGGAAGCCGACACCATCGAGCAAGGCGTCAAAGACCTGAGCGATCCGGTCGAAATGACCACGCTCAGCGACGACTCGATCTTCAAGATGGTCACACAAGGCTTCGAGGAGATCATGCCGTCCTACGCTGAACTCAGCGAAGACGAACGGTGGGCAGTGACCGCCTATGCGCGCTCGCTTTCACTGCTTAATCCGCCGCAGGACGCGCTGGAGCCGACGGTGATTCCCGGCATGACGGACTCGCTGTACCACGTCTCGGCGACAGCCTTCCTGCTGCAAATCCACGCGGAAGGGGACGGCCTCGACATCGTGCAGGCTATCCGTATCCGCAATGTATCCGAGACGCTGGCCTTCAGCCAGAATATCGTGCTACCCAGCGGTAAAACAGCGTCCCTCGCGCTGCACCTGCCGGAGGGCGCCGCCCTGAACGCCACAACCGGCATCAGCGAAGTCAGCGCGGACGGGATGACAGCCTATGTCATCGACCCGCTGCCCCCGCTGTCCGAACAGCTCTACGTCCTAAACTATACCCTGCCCTACACGCCCGGCGAACCGCTCACGGTGCCGCTCGACCTGGTGGTCGCAGGCCCGGTCCGAGTCCTCGTCCGGCCGCTGGAGATGCGAGTACGGAGTGAACAGCTTCCCTCATTCGGCGAGCAGGCGCTCGGCGGCGAACTGTATAACGCATACGGCGACCAGCTTGCGCTGCGTGCCGGCAGTCTGCTGAGTTTCAGGCTTGAAGGCACGGCTGATCCCGCGCCAGTCTCGACAGACGCGCCCGCCTTCACGCCGACCTCCGCGCCGGCTGCCGGTATTGCAGGGATGGTGCCAACCGCCGTCCTGCTGCCTGTTGTCGTGACCGGCGTGCTGATCCTGGCCGCCGGCTTCGGCATCTACGCTTACCGCACACGTACGGTCTCGCCGGAAGCGCGCATTATGCAGATCGCCCGGGAGATCGGCCGCATCGACGCGGAGCACAAGGCGGGGACGCTTAATCACGATCTGTGGCACCGGCGGCGGGCAGCCTTGAAAGCCGAACAGATGGC
This DNA window, taken from Candidatus Flexicrinis proximus, encodes the following:
- a CDS encoding c-type cytochrome — its product is MLAVLVLLVSSCTNLSGEPRVVATIPPASPAPPTQTPPPELGFPLTPPDLANGARIYAAHCAACHGETGRGDGPVTLETPGMAAGNFTDPASARSQTPHEWYRTITRGRIENLMPPWINVLSEQERWDVALYTYTLHYARAALEIGGRIFEDCAECHGPEGRGDGPEADTIEQGVKDLSDPVEMTTLSDDSIFKMVTQGFEEIMPSYAELSEDERWAVTAYARSLSLLNPPQDALEPTVIPGMTDSLYHVSATAFLLQIHAEGDGLDIVQAIRIRNVSETLAFSQNIVLPSGKTASLALHLPEGAALNATTGISEVSADGMTAYVIDPLPPLSEQLYVLNYTLPYTPGEPLTVPLDLVVAGPVRVLVRPLEMRVRSEQLPSFGEQALGGELYNAYGDQLALRAGSLLSFRLEGTADPAPVSTDAPAFTPTSAPAAGIAGMVPTAVLLPVVVTGVLILAAGFGIYAYRTRTVSPEARIMQIAREIGRIDAEHKAGTLNHDLWHRRRAALKAEQMALRGYPEDKKDDQA